Proteins found in one Saccharomyces mikatae IFO 1815 strain IFO1815 genome assembly, chromosome: 5 genomic segment:
- the YEF1 gene encoding NADH/NAD(+) kinase (similar to Saccharomyces cerevisiae YEF1 (YEL041W) and UTR1 (YJR049C); ancestral locus Anc_1.484), with product MKTDKPLINASTDTCNTIDNEVETGDKSSPIKVLSDGKLLGNLDESGSMKCDYHNVKTWVRRLSSETIVGDDANNLYPFYVDTAYSVRRLRKDIINAKVRLHVENLIIICNINDVSTVFLMREAVEWILRNFPSITVYVQDIFEKSTQFAANDLCKDSHCNQNRIRFWSRDFVQNHDSFFDLMITLGGDGTVLFASSMFSKDVPPIVPFSLGSLGFLTNFEFQKFQITLRNILTDKVRINLRMRLQCKLYRRNKPEIDTITGRKVCFIDFVSEHHVLNEVTIDRGPAPCLSLLELYGHGSLMTKVQGDGLIVATPTGSTAYSLSAGGSLISPSVNAIAVTPICPHTLSFRPIILPDSMELKVRVDMNSRGTSWVNFDGKDRVELKQGDYVVITASPYAVPTVESSPSEFFESISKNLNWNDREEQMPFAHILSPKNQKKYNIDSSKYENDNISPFSESPFSESPFTSSDAEDEEKNSVAGTEMVVERTRQAYFAV from the coding sequence ATGAAAACGGATAAACCATTGATAAATGCTTCCACAGATACGTGCAACACAATAGATAATGAGGTGGAAACTGGGGACAAATCGTCACCAATCAAAGTTTTGAGTGACGGCAAATTACTAGGCAACCTTGATGAATCAGGCTCAATGAAATGTGATTACCATAATGTTAAGACCTGGGTCAGAAGACTATCGAGCGAAACAATTGTTGGTGACGATGCAAATAATCTCTACCCATTTTATGTCGATACTGCGTACAGTGTTCGACGTTTGAGAAAAGATATTATAAACGCTAAAGTTAGACTGCACGTTGAAAATTTAATCATTATCTGTAACATTAATGACGTTTCCACTGTATTTCTCATGAGAGAAGCAGTAGAGTGGATCCTACGCAACTTTCCATCAATAACTGTATATGTACAAGATATTTTCGAAAAGTCGACCCAGTTTGCTGCCAACGATCTCTGTAAAGATAGCCATTGCAATCAAAATAGAATAAGATTTTGGTCAAGGGATTTTGTTCAAAATCATGATTCGTTCTTTGATTTGATGATCACATTAGGAGGCGATGGAACTGTACTTTTTGCTTCATCTATGTTCTCTAAAGATGTTCCGCCGATTGTTCCATTTTCTCTTGGATCATTAGGATTCTtaacaaattttgaattcCAAAAGTTCCAGATTACATTGAGAAACATCTTAACAGATAAAGTCCGTATTAATTTACGAATGAGGCTGCAATGTAAACTTTATCGTAGAAATAAACCAGAAATTGATACCATAACTGGGAGAAAAGTGTGTttcattgattttgtttctgAGCATCACGTGTTAAATGAAGTAACCATAGATAGAGGTCCAGCTCCTTGTTTATCTTTACTAGAACTTTATGGACACGGCTCATTGATGACCAAGGTTCAAGGAGATGGATTGATCGTTGCAACACCCACAGGATCTACAGCGTATTCATTGAGTGCGGGCGGATCTTTAATATCGCCGAGTGTGAACGCCATAGCGGTGACGCCTATATGTCCCCATACTTTAAGTTTTAGACCTATAATTTTACCAGACAGTATGGAATTAAAAGTTAGAGTAGATATGAACTCAAGAGGGACGTCGTGGGTCAACTTTGACGGTAAGGATAGAGTTGAATTGAAGCAGGGTGATTATGTAGTAATAACTGCAAGTCCATATGCAGTACCGACTGTCGAATCATCTCCTAGTGAATTTTTCGAAAGTATCAGTAAAAATCTTAATTGGAATGACCGCGAGGAACAGATGCCATTTGCACATATTCTTTCtccaaaaaatcaaaaaaagtacaacATAGATTCATCAAAATATGAAAACGACAATATAAGTCCCTTCTCTGAAAGCCCGTTCTCTGAAAGCCCATTCACAAGTTCGGATgctgaagatgaagagaaaaattccGTGGCAGGAACAGAGATGGTTGTTGAACGGACTCGTCAAGCTTATTTCGCAGTTTGA
- the UTR2 gene encoding chitin transglycosylase UTR2 (similar to Saccharomyces cerevisiae UTR2 (YEL040W); ancestral locus Anc_1.483): protein MTVANTWLICLVSVFSFILRVEASTFCNATQACPEDKPCCSQYGQCGTGQYCLNNCDVRYSFSHDSCMPIPVCKSSSTKFKDYSSKLGNADIFLGNVSEADWLYTGAVLDYDDEESLILAMPKNSGGTVLSSTRAVWYGKVSAKIKTSHLGGVVTGFILYSGAGDEIDYEFVGADLETAQTNFYWESVLNYTNSVNISTTDTFENYHTYELDWHEDYVTWSIDGVVGRTLYKNQTYNATTKSYQYPQTPSKVDISIWPGGNSTNAPGTIAWSGGEIDWNAADINDPGYYYAIINEINITCYDPPSTAKKNGTSAYVYTSSNEFLAKDIAITDDEVMMDTDEGSGLDPHKGATTSSTQKTSSSTSTSSSKTSSDHSTSTKKNSKSSSTASSSSSSSSSSGTTKNGDKAVSTTSTSATSHIKTASSESGSVSSSASASSSSSSMSGNNMGANAIANWRLTALCFILGYIL, encoded by the coding sequence ATGACAGTCGCTAATACCTGGCTAATTTGTTTAGTCAGtgttttttcattcataCTACGTGTAGAGGCTTCTACTTTCTGTAATGCTACTCAGGCATGTCCTGAAGATAAACCATGTTGTTCACAATACGGTCAATGTGGTACTGGTCAATATTGTTTGAATAACTGTGATGTAAGATATTCGTTTAGCCATGATTCATGTATGCCAATACCTGTCTGTAAAAGCTCATCCActaaattcaaagattACTCTTCTAAGTTAGGAAATGCCGATATTTTCTTAGGTAATGTTAGTGAGGCTGATTGGTTGTATACTGGTGCCGTTTTAGATTacgatgatgaagagaGTTTAATTTTGGCGATGCCCAAAAACAGCGGTGGTACCGTCCTTTCCTCCACAAGAGCTGTTTGGTATGGTAAAGTTAGTGCTAAAATAAAGACTTCACATCTCGGTGGTGTTGTCACTGGGTTCATTTTGTATTCCGGTGCTGGTGATGAAATCGATTACGAATTTGTTGGTGCCGATCTTGAAACCGCTCAAACTAATTTCTATTGGGAAAGTGTTTTGAACTACACGAATTCTGTCAATATTTCTACCACTGATACATTTGAGAACTACCATACTTACGAATTAGATTGGCATGAAGATTATGTGACATGGTCCATTGATGGCGTCGTCGGTAGAACATTATACAAGAACCAAACTTATAATGCTACCACTAAGAGTTATCAATATCCACAAACTCCATCTAAAGTGGATATTTCTATTTGGCCAGGTGGTAATTCTACCAACGCACCAGGTACTATCGCATGGTCTGGTGGTGAGATCGATTGGAATGCAGCAGACATCAATGATCCGGGCTATTATTATGCCATTATCAATGAAATCAATATTACCTGTTATGATCCCCCAAGTACTGCGAAAAAGAACGGTACTTCTGCCTACGTCTATACTTCGTCCAATGAGTTTTTGGCAAAAGATATTGCTATCACCGATGACGAGGTTATGATGGACACCGATGAGGGATCTGGTTTGGACCCACATAAGGGAGCCACCACATCCTCTACCCAAAAAACGTCATCTTCAACATCAACCTCTTCCTCCAAAACCTCTTCTGATCACAGTACttcaacaaagaagaacagCAAAAGTAGTTCTACCGCGTCgtcctcatcctcatcctcatcatcttctgGTACTACAAAGAACGGAGATAAAGCTGTTTCCACTACATCCACCTCTGCAACTTCTCACATTAAAACCGCATCTTCCGAAAGCGGAAGTGTCTCCAGCAGTGCAAGCGCCTCCAGCAGTTCAAGCTCGATGAGCGGGAATAACATGGGTGCTAACGCTATTGCAAACTGGCGTTTGACCGCTTTATGTTTTATTCTAGGTTACATCTTATAG